A stretch of the Mycolicibacterium celeriflavum genome encodes the following:
- a CDS encoding acyl-CoA dehydrogenase family protein translates to MDRYELRRLDYSLSEDHQALQAAYKDFFKTHCSIETVRAAEASGFDKSLWERLCTTGATTMALPEALGGDGATLVDLTLVAEEIGRSLAPVPWIDHVCAARLLGRLGSVDPEIVSGTQIVGLDPQQDSAPGMRLLPSGAVADHLVVRAGDDIVKLTFATRPVKVDNIGRLPMAWIDPSAADSRTVLASGTQALAEYQRALDEWRVLTAAALVGLVEETMTIAAEFAKTRYTLGVPISTLQAISHPLANIAITVQGGRNLARRAAWFLDNEPDERPELAPSAFVFMAEEASKAATMAVQVQGGLGVSAEAAASAYLLRARGWALAGGDPAASAKYIAEIVAARESGEGE, encoded by the coding sequence CTACGAACTGCGCAGGCTCGACTACAGCCTGTCCGAGGACCACCAGGCGCTACAGGCGGCGTACAAGGACTTCTTCAAGACCCACTGTTCGATCGAAACCGTCCGCGCGGCAGAGGCATCCGGCTTCGACAAGAGCCTGTGGGAGCGGCTGTGCACCACGGGCGCGACCACGATGGCGCTGCCCGAAGCCCTGGGCGGCGACGGCGCGACGCTGGTCGACCTGACGTTGGTGGCCGAGGAGATCGGCCGGTCGCTGGCCCCGGTGCCGTGGATCGACCACGTCTGCGCTGCGCGCTTGCTCGGCCGACTCGGCTCCGTCGATCCTGAAATCGTCAGCGGCACGCAGATCGTCGGCCTCGACCCACAGCAGGACAGCGCCCCCGGGATGCGACTGCTGCCCAGCGGAGCGGTCGCCGACCATCTCGTCGTGCGCGCCGGAGACGACATCGTCAAGCTGACCTTCGCCACCCGGCCCGTCAAGGTCGACAACATCGGCCGGTTGCCGATGGCCTGGATCGACCCGTCGGCCGCTGACAGCCGGACGGTCCTGGCGAGCGGGACCCAGGCGCTGGCGGAATATCAACGGGCACTGGACGAATGGCGCGTCTTGACCGCCGCGGCGCTGGTCGGCCTCGTCGAAGAGACGATGACCATCGCGGCCGAGTTCGCCAAGACCCGCTACACCCTCGGTGTGCCGATCTCGACATTGCAGGCGATCTCGCATCCGCTGGCCAATATCGCGATCACGGTCCAGGGCGGGCGCAACCTCGCGCGCCGCGCGGCGTGGTTCCTCGACAACGAGCCCGACGAGCGGCCCGAACTGGCCCCCTCGGCATTCGTGTTCATGGCCGAAGAGGCGTCCAAGGCCGCCACGATGGCGGTCCAGGTCCAGGGCGGGCTCGGGGTTTCGGCCGAGGCCGCCGCCAGCGCATACCTGTTACGCGCCAGAGGCTGGGCGCTGGCCGGAGGGGACCCCGCCGCCAGCGCCAAGTACATCGCCGAGATCGTCGCGGCGCGGGAAAGTGGAGAGGGCGAGTAA